One window of Anaerolineales bacterium genomic DNA carries:
- a CDS encoding winged helix-turn-helix transcriptional regulator produces the protein MAKPTSSPQIVWDFGTAYELFISLHVLLEPEYFGIRPSYAASVRARIPAAERKLLEELYPLLGVPLKWLNALPSPKDAISALWALKQIPPAERLIELYSVRENYESDNPEENEKHKAFRQILLRVADEGKWLSSDVDFFHKLFTKKHGGIKRESVESAMDWWSRQANLGEAFLTAFQSYHQAFFEEEEKRIEPVLRAGLERAQALSSTMSFEELFVELSQGLQFGGEFYASTFVLIPAFWTTPLVFFEKFGNDTMLLAFGARPADMSVVPGEMVPDALVRSLKALADPTRLKIMRYLTSESLTPSEIARKLQLRPPTVTHHLRELRLAGLVELSLMHEENRYTARKQALEAVYQNLNAFLEGEQIKEMA, from the coding sequence ATGGCGAAACCCACCTCCTCCCCTCAAATCGTTTGGGATTTTGGCACTGCCTACGAACTGTTCATCAGCCTTCACGTCCTGCTCGAACCTGAATATTTCGGCATCCGCCCATCCTATGCCGCCAGCGTCCGCGCTAGAATCCCGGCGGCGGAACGAAAACTACTGGAGGAGTTGTATCCGCTATTGGGGGTTCCACTCAAATGGTTGAACGCGCTTCCCAGCCCCAAAGATGCCATCAGCGCGCTTTGGGCGCTCAAACAAATACCGCCTGCCGAACGGCTGATCGAACTGTACAGTGTCCGTGAAAACTACGAATCGGACAACCCCGAAGAGAATGAAAAACACAAAGCTTTTCGACAAATTCTTTTGCGCGTTGCAGATGAAGGAAAATGGCTTTCTTCCGATGTGGATTTCTTCCACAAACTATTTACCAAAAAACACGGCGGAATCAAACGCGAGTCCGTTGAATCTGCCATGGATTGGTGGAGCCGGCAGGCAAACCTGGGCGAAGCGTTCCTGACGGCGTTCCAATCCTACCACCAGGCATTTTTCGAAGAGGAAGAAAAGCGCATCGAACCCGTGCTACGGGCCGGGTTGGAAAGAGCCCAGGCATTATCCTCCACGATGAGTTTTGAAGAGCTCTTCGTCGAACTCTCCCAGGGGCTTCAATTCGGCGGCGAATTCTATGCCTCGACGTTCGTCCTTATCCCCGCCTTCTGGACTACACCTTTGGTCTTCTTTGAAAAATTCGGCAACGATACCATGTTGCTTGCCTTTGGCGCGCGTCCCGCAGACATGTCTGTCGTACCAGGTGAGATGGTGCCCGATGCGCTGGTTCGTTCGCTTAAGGCGCTCGCGGATCCCACGCGGTTGAAGATCATGCGCTATCTCACCAGTGAAAGCCTGACGCCTTCCGAGATCGCCCGCAAACTTCAACTCCGCCCGCCCACCGTGACGCACCACCTGAGGGAATTGCGCCTTGCAGGCCTCGTGGAACTCTCGCTGATGCACGAGGAGAACCGCTACACCGCCCGCAAACAGGCGCTCGAAGCCGTATATCAAAACTTAAACGCCTTCCTTGAAGGCGAACAGATCAAAGAAATGGCATGA
- a CDS encoding SUMF1/EgtB/PvdO family nonheme iron enzyme — protein sequence MNDLSGQYLGRYRLTERLGEGGMAVVYKGYDTRLERDVAVKIIRSGAFPTDTLGEILKRFEREAKSLAKLSHPNIVKVYDYGEHEGEPYLVMEYLPGGTLKTLLGKSQPWQDALRLILPVARGVSYAHQRGVLHRDIKPANVLMTDGGEPMLSDFGIAKLFGGDQTTTLTGSGMAIGTPDYMAPEQWTGVTSPQSDLYSLAIVLYEMVTGRKPYEADTPAELLIKQATQPLPSPREFAVDLPEAVEQVLLTSLAREPKDRFENIAAFIKALEYLDVTASIALSHAPKKPIEKTVELHPPKPVAHIPTKTFPQIGGDTINAQGLVAPEERSIPSKPVAANRPSRRWVGFLIGGVVIAVGLWLASPTIGRWFEPLQDSTKVSPSTTQQVIETQTLKESQAVILPSTTSTPSTSATATPVPDIGSTLIRENDSMEMVFVSAGEFYMGSSCHEPGCVYKQGGRIESTDAFWIDKTEVSVGMYATCVLSGVCTSLGDLSLASIKNYYANLDYVNYPVVNVSFQQAETYCNWSGGRLPNNKEWEKAARGTDGRGFPWGDEYKGHEANSCDIKCNDPNSRNPDLNDGYTFTAPVGSFPDYPSPYGTLNMAGNVREMVEEGVFRGGAWDTPGRHLWTFSLISDDSAPSDAIGFRCVIDVNP from the coding sequence ATGAACGATTTATCCGGGCAGTATCTCGGACGTTACCGCCTCACCGAACGGCTTGGAGAAGGGGGCATGGCAGTCGTTTACAAGGGGTACGACACCCGTCTTGAACGAGATGTGGCGGTCAAGATCATTCGATCGGGAGCGTTTCCCACCGACACCTTGGGGGAGATTTTAAAGCGCTTCGAACGCGAAGCAAAGTCTCTGGCAAAACTTTCCCATCCAAATATAGTCAAAGTTTACGATTATGGGGAACACGAGGGCGAACCCTATCTTGTGATGGAATACCTGCCGGGCGGGACATTGAAGACACTGCTTGGCAAATCCCAACCCTGGCAGGACGCGCTTCGTTTGATCCTGCCTGTTGCGCGCGGCGTGTCATACGCCCATCAGCGTGGAGTCTTGCACCGCGACATCAAACCGGCGAATGTATTGATGACGGATGGGGGCGAGCCGATGCTCTCCGATTTTGGGATCGCCAAGTTATTTGGCGGCGACCAGACCACCACATTGACCGGTTCCGGCATGGCGATTGGCACGCCGGACTACATGGCTCCTGAACAATGGACGGGTGTTACGAGCCCACAATCGGATTTATATTCGCTGGCGATTGTTTTGTATGAAATGGTAACCGGGCGAAAGCCTTACGAAGCAGATACGCCCGCCGAACTACTCATCAAACAGGCAACCCAACCACTTCCAAGCCCGCGTGAATTTGCTGTAGATTTGCCGGAAGCCGTAGAGCAAGTTTTGCTCACATCCCTGGCAAGGGAGCCGAAGGATCGCTTCGAAAACATCGCTGCCTTTATTAAAGCGTTGGAATATCTTGATGTAACCGCGTCTATTGCTCTTTCTCACGCCCCCAAAAAGCCCATCGAAAAAACTGTAGAACTTCATCCGCCGAAACCTGTCGCCCATATTCCCACGAAAACCTTCCCGCAAATTGGTGGGGATACGATAAACGCTCAAGGTTTAGTCGCACCAGAGGAGAGGAGCATCCCCTCGAAACCGGTTGCTGCGAATAGACCATCTCGTAGATGGGTCGGATTTCTGATTGGCGGGGTGGTAATTGCAGTTGGATTGTGGCTTGCCTCACCGACGATTGGGAGGTGGTTTGAACCCTTGCAAGATTCAACCAAAGTGTCACCGTCAACTACTCAGCAGGTTATTGAAACTCAAACACTTAAAGAAAGTCAGGCGGTTATCTTACCATCTACGACCTCAACTCCTTCCACTTCAGCTACTGCGACCCCTGTCCCGGATATCGGTTCCACTCTTATTCGCGAGAATGACAGCATGGAAATGGTCTTTGTGTCCGCCGGGGAATTTTACATGGGTTCGAGTTGCCATGAACCAGGGTGTGTATATAAACAAGGCGGGCGGATCGAGTCTACAGATGCGTTTTGGATCGACAAGACAGAGGTTTCGGTGGGAATGTACGCCACATGCGTGCTTTCAGGCGTATGCACCTCGCTTGGAGATCTCTCATTGGCTAGCATCAAGAACTATTATGCAAATTTAGACTACGTGAACTATCCGGTTGTAAATGTCTCCTTTCAGCAGGCGGAAACTTACTGTAATTGGTCGGGCGGACGATTGCCAAACAATAAGGAATGGGAAAAAGCTGCGCGTGGAACCGATGGAAGAGGCTTCCCATGGGGGGATGAATACAAAGGGCACGAGGCGAATTCCTGCGATATCAAATGCAATGATCCAAACAGCCGCAACCCCGATTTGAACGATGGATATACTTTTACCGCTCCAGTTGGCTCTTTTCCTGATTACCCAAGCCCGTATGGGACATTGAACATGGCGGGCAACGTTAGGGAGATGGTGGAGGAAGGGGTTTTCCGAGGAGGCGCCTGGGATACTCCGGGGAGGCATCTTTGGACATTTAGTTTGATTAGTGACGATTCTGCACCGAGCGATGCAATTGGTTTTCGCTGCGTTATTGATGTAAACCCATGA
- a CDS encoding VanW family protein, producing the protein MSALISGRDFPKQIIAALSGGFALFIFIVLVWAVGYQLSYAGRIFPGVSVAGVDLSGLSRSEAALKLSQTLSYPNTGKVLFRDGDKVWVASPVELGMVFDPTASANAAYDHGRKGGFFAALSGQISARGLGVDVAPVVIFDQRVAYTYLQNIATQVDQPVAEAVLRVEGTNVVSEPGRLGRSLNLDATLIYLGAQLQSFRDGEVPLVIQETAPRMLDVTAQAEQARIMLSQSFTMSLPNTAAGDPGPWTFDVPVLANMLVATVVDSGGAQQVQVGLDEKELRKSLGDLKVIVDRLPRDARFEFNDSTGQIEAISSSTVGRVMDVEASIDAINAALQRGEHSVNLVVAEGQPAVSDQATGAELGIVQLVATQTTYFYGSSEARIQNIVTAASQYHGLLVAPGETFSMGSVLGDVSLENGYAEALIIYGGRTIKGVGGGVCQVSTTLFRTVFFAGFPVIERYSHAYRVSYYEMNERAQVDTQFAGMDATVYFPLVDFKFQNDTPYWLLMETYVNVGARTLTWKLYSTSDNRSVTWETTGPQNVVPPPETVFEENPDLKPNELKQVDYAAEGADVNVTRTVWRGGLVYFTDQFQTHYEPWAAVCQYGPETEDPLRLARKNKMCNVSS; encoded by the coding sequence ATGAGCGCATTGATCTCGGGACGCGACTTTCCAAAACAAATCATCGCCGCGTTGAGCGGCGGGTTTGCGTTATTCATTTTCATCGTCCTTGTGTGGGCGGTTGGCTATCAATTGTCGTACGCCGGGCGGATTTTTCCCGGCGTATCCGTGGCGGGCGTGGATCTTTCCGGTCTCTCACGCAGTGAAGCCGCATTGAAGCTGAGTCAGACGCTTTCCTATCCGAATACGGGCAAGGTGCTTTTCCGCGACGGGGATAAAGTGTGGGTGGCTTCGCCGGTCGAGTTGGGAATGGTTTTCGATCCCACAGCGAGCGCAAACGCGGCATACGATCACGGACGCAAAGGCGGATTTTTTGCGGCTCTTTCGGGACAAATCAGCGCGCGCGGACTTGGCGTGGACGTTGCACCGGTTGTAATCTTCGATCAGCGCGTGGCTTACACTTATTTGCAAAATATTGCAACCCAGGTTGACCAGCCAGTTGCCGAAGCCGTCCTGCGCGTGGAGGGGACGAATGTGGTTTCGGAGCCGGGTCGTTTGGGGCGTTCTTTGAACCTGGATGCAACTTTGATCTATCTCGGCGCGCAATTGCAAAGTTTTCGAGACGGCGAAGTGCCGCTTGTCATTCAAGAAACCGCGCCGCGGATGTTGGATGTGACGGCGCAAGCCGAGCAGGCGCGGATCATGCTCAGCCAGTCTTTTACAATGTCCCTGCCAAACACAGCGGCGGGTGATCCCGGTCCGTGGACGTTCGATGTGCCTGTTCTGGCGAACATGCTTGTGGCAACAGTTGTAGACTCAGGCGGCGCGCAGCAGGTGCAGGTCGGTTTGGATGAAAAGGAATTGCGCAAATCGCTGGGCGACCTGAAAGTGATCGTAGACCGATTGCCGCGTGACGCGCGATTTGAGTTCAACGATTCGACCGGACAGATCGAAGCGATCTCCTCCTCGACCGTTGGGCGCGTGATGGATGTGGAAGCCAGTATCGATGCCATTAACGCGGCGTTACAGCGCGGGGAGCATAGCGTCAATCTGGTTGTTGCTGAAGGACAGCCGGCAGTATCGGATCAAGCCACAGGCGCAGAATTGGGAATCGTGCAGCTGGTCGCCACACAAACGACATACTTTTACGGTTCCAGCGAGGCGCGGATTCAAAACATCGTTACCGCGGCTTCGCAGTATCACGGATTGCTGGTCGCTCCCGGCGAAACCTTTTCGATGGGCAGCGTCCTCGGCGATGTGAGTTTGGAAAACGGATACGCCGAAGCGCTCATCATCTACGGCGGGCGCACAATCAAAGGCGTGGGCGGCGGTGTGTGTCAGGTCAGTACCACGCTCTTTCGCACGGTCTTCTTCGCGGGTTTTCCGGTCATCGAACGGTATTCTCATGCGTATCGCGTGTCATATTACGAAATGAATGAAAGGGCGCAGGTGGATACCCAATTTGCAGGGATGGATGCCACGGTTTATTTCCCGCTGGTGGATTTCAAATTCCAGAACGACACACCGTATTGGTTATTAATGGAAACCTACGTCAATGTTGGCGCGCGCACGCTGACATGGAAACTCTACTCCACCAGCGATAACCGGTCTGTTACATGGGAGACGACCGGTCCGCAAAATGTCGTCCCGCCCCCGGAAACGGTCTTCGAAGAAAACCCGGATCTTAAACCAAACGAGCTCAAACAAGTGGATTACGCCGCTGAAGGCGCGGATGTTAATGTGACACGAACCGTCTGGCGGGGAGGATTGGTCTATTTTACGGATCAATTCCAGACCCATTACGAACCCTGGGCGGCTGTCTGTCAGTATGGACCCGAGACGGAGGATCCGCTCAGGCTGGCGCGGAAGAATAAAATGTGCAATGTCAGTTCATAA
- a CDS encoding Trm112 family protein → MVSTELLEILRCPNCVREKDGILTLYKDSWLICQDCGRKYPIVDDIPVMLIDEGDKWINTAQDALPVPPPAK, encoded by the coding sequence ATGGTCAGTACCGAATTGCTCGAGATATTGCGCTGTCCGAACTGCGTGCGCGAGAAGGACGGCATCCTTACTCTCTACAAAGACTCGTGGCTTATTTGCCAGGATTGCGGGCGTAAATATCCAATCGTGGACGATATTCCCGTCATGTTGATCGATGAAGGAGACAAGTGGATCAACACCGCACAGGACGCCCTGCCTGTTCCGCCTCCCGCAAAATAA
- a CDS encoding HEAT repeat domain-containing protein, with amino-acid sequence MNDPLAELTCGDDSRAEQAIPSIVKMGAAVIPDLLELTRSENLDSRWWAVRALAATPHTRTSDLIPFLGDSNPEIRAAAALGLSHHPGVDALPALIKTLGDSDPLTAGLAANALVKLGKESVEHLIGTAKEGQLNVRILALRALSEIRDHRAIPVMMKCIQEDSAVLGYWAQIGLERLGLDMVYIKP; translated from the coding sequence ATGAATGACCCGCTGGCTGAACTGACCTGCGGCGACGACAGCCGCGCAGAACAAGCCATTCCCTCCATCGTAAAGATGGGCGCGGCGGTGATTCCAGATCTATTGGAATTGACCCGCTCTGAGAATTTGGATTCACGCTGGTGGGCGGTCCGCGCCCTCGCCGCCACGCCTCATACGCGGACCTCGGACCTGATTCCCTTCCTCGGCGATTCCAACCCTGAAATTCGAGCCGCTGCCGCGTTGGGTTTGTCCCATCATCCCGGCGTGGATGCACTCCCAGCGTTGATAAAAACATTGGGAGACAGCGATCCGCTCACGGCGGGGCTTGCGGCGAACGCTCTTGTCAAGTTGGGGAAAGAGTCGGTCGAGCATCTCATCGGGACTGCGAAAGAAGGTCAGTTGAACGTCCGGATACTTGCACTGCGCGCGCTTTCCGAGATTCGCGATCATCGCGCCATCCCTGTCATGATGAAATGCATTCAGGAGGATTCCGCGGTGCTTGGGTATTGGGCGCAGATCGGTTTGGAACGGCTTGGATTGGATATGGTATATATTAAGCCTTGA
- a CDS encoding LCP family protein: protein MDRFEFLKNIKIGRPSIGQIIFWVVTLALAVTVFIMVGNFTQCWTFTELPGIPPAQCGVVATSDGPVLDAEGTPQTNELPPAPDIIPEAALPPAWDGASRINILFIGLDERDLIENEGPPRTDSMILFTIDPVSKTAGMLSIPRDMWVNIPGFGYSRINTAYPSGEGSQLPGGGPGLAMKTVSQFIGVPVDYYVQVDFNVFVRMVDELVKIGGCIYVAPTEKMVLDPIGPGLDKVIITPGGERRLCDGWKVLAYARNRKTSGGDADRARRQQEVVLALQAIIIEPENFPKFISAAPQLYADLSYGIKTNMAFEDAVKLAILGKDIQPDSVKRGVIDPQQGMAIFDKVILAGEDASILKPVMDKIRVLRDEIFTTTGPTSPVAVPIGYTDINLIAQAMQGEEARVRVLDGTFTPGLDQRAASVFQSYGMTVTEVAPSPEIYNQTIVVVYGPKLYTIKWLQGTFGISDRQIRFVPDATQTVDIEIRLGSDIAGRIP, encoded by the coding sequence ATGGATAGATTTGAATTTCTGAAGAACATCAAGATCGGGCGTCCGTCGATTGGACAGATCATATTTTGGGTTGTGACCCTTGCACTTGCCGTCACCGTTTTCATCATGGTGGGCAATTTCACTCAATGCTGGACTTTCACCGAATTGCCCGGCATTCCCCCTGCGCAATGCGGCGTTGTGGCAACCAGCGACGGTCCTGTGCTCGATGCCGAGGGAACGCCGCAAACGAATGAATTGCCTCCCGCGCCGGACATCATCCCCGAAGCGGCTCTGCCTCCCGCCTGGGATGGCGCAAGCCGCATCAACATCCTTTTTATCGGTTTGGATGAACGCGACCTTATCGAAAATGAAGGACCGCCCCGCACAGACTCGATGATCCTTTTCACCATCGATCCGGTTTCGAAAACGGCGGGCATGTTGTCAATTCCACGCGATATGTGGGTGAATATCCCCGGTTTTGGTTACAGCCGGATCAATACCGCCTACCCAAGCGGTGAGGGGTCGCAGTTGCCGGGCGGCGGACCAGGACTTGCCATGAAGACCGTTTCGCAATTCATCGGCGTGCCTGTAGATTATTATGTGCAGGTCGATTTCAACGTGTTCGTCCGCATGGTGGATGAACTCGTGAAGATCGGCGGATGTATCTATGTCGCTCCCACCGAGAAGATGGTCCTCGATCCCATTGGTCCCGGTTTGGACAAGGTCATTATCACACCGGGCGGCGAGCGAAGGTTGTGCGACGGTTGGAAGGTGCTTGCCTATGCCCGCAATCGTAAAACTTCCGGCGGCGATGCCGACCGCGCCCGCAGGCAGCAGGAAGTGGTATTGGCGCTGCAAGCGATCATCATCGAGCCGGAGAATTTCCCCAAATTTATCAGCGCCGCGCCGCAGTTGTATGCCGATCTCTCCTACGGTATCAAAACCAATATGGCGTTCGAAGATGCAGTTAAACTGGCGATCCTCGGCAAGGATATCCAGCCTGACAGCGTCAAGAGGGGCGTGATCGATCCACAACAGGGTATGGCGATCTTCGACAAAGTGATTCTCGCCGGAGAAGATGCCAGCATCCTCAAGCCGGTCATGGATAAGATCCGCGTTTTGCGCGACGAGATCTTCACCACCACCGGTCCCACCAGCCCGGTGGCAGTTCCTATTGGTTATACAGACATCAATTTGATCGCCCAGGCGATGCAGGGCGAGGAGGCGCGCGTTCGCGTCTTGGACGGGACCTTCACACCGGGCCTCGATCAGCGTGCCGCAAGCGTCTTCCAATCCTACGGCATGACCGTGACCGAAGTCGCGCCTTCGCCTGAGATCTACAATCAGACCATCGTTGTCGTCTACGGACCGAAACTTTATACGATCAAGTGGCTGCAGGGCACGTTCGGTATTTCAGACCGTCAGATCCGTTTTGTCCCCGATGCCACCCAGACGGTTGACATCGAAATCCGCCTCGGCTCGGATATTGCGGGGAGGATTCCATAG
- a CDS encoding DUF4870 domain-containing protein: MSEYTPQQPPAPLTPQEERQWAMLAHLGVLANLVTGFLGPVVPLVIYMIYKDRSRYVSYQSLQALVFQLIWWVGGGVLSGVAWAITGALSAVIIGLICIPFACIISAMPLVALGYGVYGGIQCNQGADFKYWLIGDWFRSTLTG; encoded by the coding sequence ATGAGCGAATACACACCCCAACAACCACCCGCGCCTCTCACCCCTCAAGAGGAACGCCAGTGGGCAATGCTCGCGCATTTGGGTGTTTTGGCAAATCTGGTAACCGGGTTTTTAGGTCCGGTCGTGCCGCTGGTGATCTATATGATATACAAGGACCGTTCAAGATATGTGTCATATCAATCTCTGCAAGCATTGGTTTTCCAGCTCATCTGGTGGGTTGGCGGCGGAGTATTATCCGGTGTCGCCTGGGCGATCACAGGCGCATTGAGCGCGGTGATCATCGGGCTGATATGTATCCCGTTTGCCTGCATCATCAGTGCGATGCCGCTTGTGGCATTGGGCTACGGCGTTTACGGCGGGATTCAATGCAACCAGGGCGCAGATTTCAAATACTGGTTGATCGGCGATTGGTTCCGCAGTACGCTGACCGGATAA
- a CDS encoding methionyl-tRNA formyltransferase, with amino-acid sequence MELRVVFMGSPDFALPALRLLAQTYRVVGVVTQPDRASGRGRELKAPPVKSLAQDLNVPIIQPERLREPEAMAQLKAWNPDLIVVAAFGQILKKDVLELPQYGCINVHASLLPRWRGAAPINAAILAGDEETGVTIMKMDVGLDTGPMLAKRSLRIKPDDTTGSLIGALSTLGADLLIETLPGYIDGKVTLKPQPEDGVTYAPMLKKEDGLLDFNQPAVELERRIRAMSPWPGAWFEWEGGPFKVHKAHVGEGQAKDGKRLVEKNQPAVGTGRGILILDEVQPPGKKPMNGKSFLAGARNWLD; translated from the coding sequence ATGGAGCTTCGAGTTGTGTTCATGGGTTCGCCCGATTTTGCGCTCCCCGCTTTGAGATTGCTTGCACAAACATACCGGGTCGTCGGCGTCGTCACCCAGCCGGACCGCGCTTCGGGTCGCGGACGCGAACTCAAAGCGCCGCCGGTCAAATCGCTGGCGCAGGACCTGAACGTTCCGATCATCCAGCCCGAGCGTTTGCGTGAGCCCGAAGCGATGGCGCAGCTCAAAGCATGGAATCCGGATTTGATCGTCGTGGCCGCGTTCGGGCAGATTTTGAAGAAGGATGTTTTGGAATTGCCTCAGTACGGGTGCATCAACGTCCATGCCTCTTTGCTTCCGCGTTGGCGCGGCGCTGCGCCCATCAATGCCGCGATCCTCGCCGGGGATGAGGAAACGGGCGTGACCATAATGAAAATGGATGTTGGATTGGACACTGGACCGATGCTCGCGAAACGCTCCCTGCGCATCAAACCGGACGATACAACTGGTTCGCTCATCGGGGCATTGTCCACGCTGGGAGCGGATCTGCTCATCGAAACCCTGCCTGGTTATATTGACGGAAAGGTCACGCTGAAGCCCCAGCCCGAGGATGGTGTGACGTACGCTCCCATGCTTAAAAAAGAAGATGGACTGTTGGACTTCAACCAACCCGCTGTGGAGTTGGAGCGTCGCATCCGTGCCATGAGTCCGTGGCCCGGTGCATGGTTTGAGTGGGAAGGCGGACCATTCAAGGTTCACAAGGCGCATGTGGGGGAGGGACAAGCTAAGGATGGCAAAAGGCTTGTAGAGAAGAATCAACCCGCAGTTGGGACGGGAAGGGGGATTTTAATCCTCGATGAGGTGCAACCGCCGGGCAAGAAACCCATGAATGGCAAATCCTTTTTGGCGGGTGCGCGCAATTGGCTTGATTAA
- a CDS encoding LysR family transcriptional regulator, producing the protein MEIHQLTYFVAVAETGNFSRAAERCNIAQPSLSQQIQKLEQELGEPLFDRLPRKVVLTDAGRTLLPRAINILSDLNDIKHTLNQNADAGHGLLNVGFIPTIAPFVLPRAIKRFSEEFPNARLTVQEDLTEAIVRNLLDGTLDVGITSMPIHHRLIRTEELLTEPLLVASSKKNDCITRTSIHVKELDDFPFIALSEMHCLGEQVQSFCHRQNLELKMVCDTSQLTTVKNCIEIGLGLSLVPRALALSDTSQQVNYRPLNGAAPQRKIAAATHAERTQSFLAKKFIEIVREEYPA; encoded by the coding sequence ATGGAAATTCATCAGTTAACCTACTTTGTCGCTGTTGCAGAAACAGGGAATTTCAGCCGTGCCGCTGAACGCTGTAACATTGCCCAGCCTTCGCTCAGCCAGCAGATCCAAAAATTGGAACAGGAGTTGGGCGAACCGCTTTTTGACCGTCTGCCCCGTAAAGTGGTTCTCACCGATGCCGGGCGTACCCTGCTTCCTCGTGCCATCAACATCCTCAGCGACCTGAACGATATCAAACACACACTTAACCAAAATGCAGATGCCGGTCACGGCTTGCTCAACGTGGGTTTCATCCCCACCATCGCGCCCTTCGTCCTGCCGCGTGCCATCAAACGTTTCAGTGAAGAGTTCCCCAATGCCCGCCTCACTGTGCAGGAAGACCTCACCGAAGCCATTGTGCGCAATCTATTGGATGGAACGCTGGATGTCGGCATCACTAGTATGCCGATCCATCACCGCCTCATCCGTACCGAAGAATTGTTGACTGAACCCTTGCTGGTTGCTTCCTCCAAGAAAAATGACTGCATTACCCGTACAAGCATTCACGTTAAAGAGCTGGATGATTTCCCCTTCATTGCACTCAGCGAAATGCACTGCCTCGGCGAACAGGTGCAATCGTTCTGCCATCGGCAAAACCTGGAATTGAAGATGGTCTGCGATACCTCGCAGCTCACCACGGTTAAGAATTGCATTGAAATTGGGTTGGGTCTTTCCCTCGTCCCGCGCGCGTTGGCGCTCAGCGACACAAGCCAACAGGTCAATTATCGTCCGCTCAACGGAGCCGCGCCGCAGCGTAAAATTGCTGCCGCCACTCACGCCGAGAGGACACAATCTTTCCTTGCCAAAAAATTCATCGAGATCGTGCGCGAAGAATATCCCGCCTGA